One Micromonospora sp. FIMYZ51 genomic window carries:
- a CDS encoding sterol desaturase family protein, protein MIPAVLYAIPAFLLLITVEALSYRFAPDNTERGYEARDTATSLTMGVGSQVIGVPWKLLTIGLYAAAYTISPFSLSPGDWWVWVLLFFADDFAYYWFHRSHHEVRVLWAGHVVHHSSVFFNFSTALRQSWTPMTSLPFWLGLALLGIPPWMIFLQQSISLLYQFFLHTERISLLPRPIELLFNTPSHHRVHHGSNAEYLDRNYGGILIIWDRLFGTFQAERDAVRYGLTKNIGTYNPLRVATHEYAAIWRDLRTATSWRERLGYLLRRPGWQPVR, encoded by the coding sequence ATGATCCCCGCCGTGCTCTACGCCATCCCCGCGTTCCTCCTGCTCATCACCGTCGAGGCGTTGTCCTACCGGTTCGCTCCCGACAACACCGAACGGGGCTACGAGGCCCGGGACACCGCCACCAGCCTGACCATGGGCGTCGGCAGTCAGGTCATCGGTGTGCCCTGGAAGCTGCTCACCATCGGTCTGTACGCCGCCGCGTACACCATCTCGCCGTTCAGCCTCTCCCCCGGCGACTGGTGGGTCTGGGTGCTGTTGTTCTTCGCCGACGACTTCGCCTATTACTGGTTCCACCGCTCGCACCACGAGGTCCGAGTCCTGTGGGCGGGCCACGTGGTGCACCACTCCAGCGTGTTCTTCAACTTCTCCACCGCACTGCGGCAGAGCTGGACGCCGATGACCTCACTGCCCTTCTGGCTCGGTCTGGCCCTGCTCGGCATTCCACCGTGGATGATCTTCCTTCAGCAGTCGATCAGCCTGCTCTACCAGTTCTTCCTGCACACCGAGCGGATCAGCCTGCTGCCCCGGCCGATCGAGTTGCTGTTCAACACCCCCTCGCACCACCGGGTGCACCACGGCTCGAACGCCGAATACCTGGACCGCAACTACGGCGGCATCCTCATCATCTGGGACCGGCTCTTCGGGACCTTCCAGGCTGAGAGAGACGCGGTCCGGTACGGCCTGACCAAGAACATCGGCACGTACAACCCGCTGCGGGTGGCGACCCACGAGTACGCGGCCATCTGGCGGGATCTGCGCACCGCCACCTCCTGGCGGGAGCGGCTCGGGTACCTGCTGCGTCGCCCGGGCTGGCAGCCGGTCCGATGA
- a CDS encoding GntR family transcriptional regulator — protein MAFVPVTRASVADLVFGQLRDAIVSGTYRTDDTLPGERELAAAFQVNRHAVREALGRLQQLGLVRISQGGATRVLDWRVHAGLDLTLSLVRSGDVLPVATLVRDMMDMRACIGVDAARLCARRADDAARRRIVHAVEEFADLAPDLTAMGEANIAVWRLILDGCGNTAYLLAFNSLVAGALAVAEVPPQRRATELLDVTGHRRLATAIADGRDVEAAEQARSLLGAALTAPTKKDSRA, from the coding sequence ATGGCATTCGTCCCCGTGACCCGAGCCTCCGTCGCCGACCTGGTCTTCGGACAGTTGCGCGACGCCATCGTCAGCGGCACCTACCGCACCGACGACACCCTGCCCGGCGAGCGGGAGCTGGCTGCGGCCTTCCAGGTGAACCGGCACGCGGTACGGGAGGCGCTGGGTCGGTTGCAGCAGCTCGGCCTGGTCCGGATCAGCCAGGGCGGCGCCACCCGGGTGCTGGACTGGCGGGTGCACGCCGGCCTGGACCTCACGCTGTCACTCGTACGCTCAGGTGACGTCCTGCCGGTCGCCACCCTGGTGCGCGACATGATGGACATGCGGGCCTGCATCGGCGTGGACGCGGCCCGGCTCTGCGCCCGCCGTGCCGACGACGCGGCGCGCCGACGGATCGTGCACGCGGTCGAGGAGTTCGCCGACCTCGCCCCCGACCTGACCGCGATGGGTGAGGCAAACATCGCCGTGTGGCGGCTCATCCTGGACGGCTGCGGCAACACCGCGTACCTGCTGGCGTTCAACAGCCTGGTGGCCGGTGCCCTGGCGGTGGCCGAGGTGCCGCCACAGCGGCGCGCCACCGAACTGCTCGACGTCACCGGGCACCGCCGCCTGGCCACGGCCATCGCCGACGGCCGGGACGTCGAGGCCGCCGAGCAGGCGCGGTCCCTGCTCGGCGCCGCACTGACCGCCCCCACCAAAAAGGACAGCCGAGCATGA
- a CDS encoding AMP-dependent synthetase/ligase yields the protein MREKAVESKVGGDVNLAEQVWRNAAADADGVQFVRPDPDPRSWPVRRSASGGALPVTCRQFRDDVLALARGFVAAGVAHGDRVGLLSRTRYEWTLVDYALWSVGAVTVPIYDTSSSDQIRWILDDSGAVACVVETAEHAATLHGLRRDLPAVRQTWRIDAGGLIELAAQGGDIDAAEVDDRRGRITGADMATIVYTSGTTGPPKGCVLTHRNISADVRNAAAVLSQLLHPGATTVLFLPLAHAFARLIQVGMVYQRATLVHSSDMSGVIDQLRRFRPTFILAVPRMFEKMHDQARRAAEDRHRGWLFTVGDRVAVRYSRALDRPRGPGLPLRLAHLLFDFAAYRRLRAALGGRCRMAVVGGAPLGERLGHFFRGAGVTVLEGYGLTETSPALAVNLPTAMRIGTVGRPLPGVRIRIADNGEILVHSQVVFAGYWNNPEATREAFTEDGWLRTGDLGRLDDDGFLRITGRTKEIMVTAAGKNIAPAPIEEHIRAHPLVSQVMLVADGRPYVAALVTVEPQAWTRWREQRGHSGASVSALRDDPTLRAEIQVAIDRANRSVSQAEQVKTFRILHRDLTEADGELTPTLKIKREAVQDHFADEVAALYHGH from the coding sequence GTGCGGGAGAAAGCGGTTGAGTCGAAGGTCGGCGGCGACGTCAACCTGGCCGAGCAGGTGTGGCGCAACGCCGCGGCGGACGCCGACGGGGTGCAGTTCGTCCGGCCGGACCCGGACCCCCGGTCGTGGCCGGTCCGGCGCTCCGCGAGCGGAGGCGCGCTGCCGGTGACCTGCCGGCAGTTCCGCGACGACGTACTGGCCCTGGCCCGTGGCTTCGTCGCCGCCGGAGTGGCCCACGGCGACCGGGTCGGGCTGCTCTCCCGCACCCGCTACGAGTGGACCCTCGTCGACTACGCGCTCTGGTCCGTCGGCGCGGTGACCGTACCGATCTACGACACCTCCAGCAGCGACCAGATCCGCTGGATTCTCGACGACTCGGGCGCGGTGGCCTGCGTGGTGGAGACCGCCGAGCACGCCGCCACGCTGCACGGACTGCGCCGGGACCTGCCTGCGGTGCGGCAGACCTGGCGGATCGACGCCGGTGGTCTCATCGAGCTGGCCGCCCAGGGCGGCGACATCGACGCGGCCGAGGTCGACGACCGCCGGGGCCGGATCACCGGTGCGGACATGGCGACAATCGTCTACACCAGCGGCACCACCGGTCCGCCGAAGGGCTGCGTGCTGACCCATCGCAACATCTCCGCCGACGTCCGCAACGCCGCCGCAGTGCTGTCGCAGCTGCTGCACCCGGGCGCGACGACCGTACTGTTCCTGCCGCTGGCGCACGCCTTCGCCCGGCTGATCCAGGTCGGCATGGTGTACCAGCGCGCCACGCTTGTGCACAGTTCCGACATGTCCGGAGTGATCGATCAGCTGCGTCGGTTCCGGCCCACCTTCATCCTCGCCGTACCCCGGATGTTCGAGAAGATGCACGACCAGGCCCGACGGGCGGCCGAGGACCGGCACCGCGGCTGGCTGTTCACCGTCGGCGACCGGGTGGCCGTGCGGTACAGCCGGGCACTGGACCGGCCGCGCGGACCGGGCCTGCCGCTGCGCCTGGCGCACCTGCTGTTCGACTTCGCCGCGTACCGCCGGCTGCGGGCCGCCCTCGGCGGACGGTGCCGGATGGCAGTCGTGGGCGGGGCGCCGCTGGGGGAGCGGCTGGGACACTTCTTCCGGGGTGCCGGCGTGACCGTGCTGGAGGGCTACGGGCTGACCGAGACCTCGCCGGCGCTGGCGGTGAATCTGCCGACGGCGATGCGGATCGGCACGGTCGGTCGCCCGTTGCCCGGCGTGCGGATCCGCATCGCCGACAACGGCGAGATCCTCGTCCACAGCCAGGTGGTGTTCGCCGGCTACTGGAACAACCCGGAGGCCACCCGGGAGGCGTTCACCGAGGACGGCTGGCTGCGTACCGGCGACCTCGGCCGACTGGACGACGACGGGTTTCTGCGGATCACCGGACGGACGAAGGAGATCATGGTTACGGCTGCCGGCAAGAACATCGCACCCGCGCCGATCGAGGAGCACATCCGGGCCCATCCGCTGGTCAGCCAGGTGATGCTCGTCGCCGACGGCCGCCCGTACGTCGCCGCACTTGTCACCGTGGAGCCGCAAGCGTGGACGCGCTGGCGGGAGCAGCGCGGGCATTCCGGGGCGTCGGTGTCGGCGTTGCGTGACGACCCGACGCTACGTGCGGAGATCCAGGTCGCCATCGACCGGGCCAACCGAAGTGTCTCCCAAGCCGAGCAGGTCAAGACCTTCCGCATCCTGCACCGGGATCTCACCGAGGCCGACGGGGAACTGACCCCCACTCTCAAGATCAAGCGGGAGGCCGTCCAGGACCACTTCGCCGACGAGGTGGCCGCCCTCTACCACGGTCACTGA
- a CDS encoding lysoplasmalogenase, translating into MNAATGTGPKRLPAGVRLRWPDRDTALLWAFAVVAAVELVAVATDLLAVQWIAKPLLAPLLLAWLWRVRAAGVPIAVGLVFATAGDVALLVPSDTVFLVGMGCFLGTQIAFITAFVGHRRARPAAVTGYLALWAVANVMLWPRLGELRLPVLGYSLALCLMAAAATAVGWRVALGGALFLFSDLLIGLGAGGTRMPGHDVLVMTTYSAALFMISTGWAAAVRHRPQ; encoded by the coding sequence ATGAACGCCGCAACTGGCACCGGCCCGAAGCGGCTGCCGGCGGGCGTACGGCTGCGGTGGCCGGACCGGGACACGGCGTTGCTCTGGGCGTTCGCCGTGGTCGCGGCCGTCGAACTGGTCGCCGTCGCCACCGACCTGCTCGCGGTGCAATGGATAGCGAAACCGCTGCTGGCGCCGCTTCTGCTGGCCTGGCTGTGGCGGGTCCGCGCGGCGGGCGTCCCGATCGCGGTCGGTCTGGTCTTCGCCACCGCCGGGGATGTCGCGTTGCTGGTGCCGTCGGACACCGTGTTCCTGGTCGGGATGGGCTGCTTCCTCGGTACGCAAATCGCGTTCATCACCGCCTTCGTCGGTCACCGCCGGGCCCGACCGGCGGCGGTGACCGGGTATCTGGCGCTGTGGGCGGTGGCCAATGTGATGCTGTGGCCACGGTTGGGCGAATTGCGGCTACCGGTGCTCGGGTACAGCCTGGCGCTGTGCCTGATGGCGGCGGCGGCCACCGCGGTCGGCTGGCGGGTCGCGCTCGGCGGTGCGCTGTTCCTCTTCTCGGACCTGCTGATCGGTCTCGGCGCGGGCGGTACGCGGATGCCCGGACACGACGTGCTGGTGATGACCACCTACAGCGCCGCGCTGTTCATGATCAGCACCGGCTGGGCGGCGGCGGTGCGGCACCGGCCTCAGTGA